One stretch of Trichomycterus rosablanca isolate fTriRos1 chromosome 3, fTriRos1.hap1, whole genome shotgun sequence DNA includes these proteins:
- the LOC134310462 gene encoding C-C chemokine receptor type 4-like: MDDNEFVTQTTADYDDDNASMIIMPPCNMEGISNFGKYFLPPFYIIIFIVSILGNGLVLFIIYKFEKLNTVNNILLINLVASDLVFTLSLPFQAIYHSSEWTFGSLGCKLMNTTYFLGFYSSVLFLTLITFDRYLAVVHVVAAAKQRQSCYAFAASTVIWIISAVASLETYFNHDVEDDIVQGLICGDTSDPDFRVFGPYALFAMFFVFPLVITLYCYIRIGLRVISSRMKSKHRPLKLIFTIVVLFFMCWTPYNVILLMKEIVNEGSCDYSLVYPQYITHNIANLYFCINPIFYTFLGRKFQNHVRQLLVTRLPCLKDHITVSTSIRSYSR, encoded by the coding sequence ATGGATGATAATGAGTTTGTCACACAGACGACGGCCGactatgatgatgataatgcgTCGATGATCATCATGCCTCCATGTAACATGGAAGGCATAAGTaattttggtaaatattttctgCCTCCATTCTACATAATAATATTCATCGTCAGCATTTTGGGAAATGGATTGGTCCTGTTTATAATCTACAAGTTTGAAAAGCTGAACACTGTCAATAATATACTACTCATCAACCTGGTGGCTTCTGACCTTGTTTTTACTCTGAGTCTGCCCTTTCAAGCAATCTACCATTCCTCAGAGTGGACCTTTGGCAGTCTTGGCTGCAAGTTAATGAACACTACCTACTTCCTTGGCTTCTACAGCTCTGTCCTTTTCCTGACACTCATCACTTTTGATCGTTACCTGGCCGTGGTTCACGTGGTGGCTGCCGCAAAACAGCGGCAGAGCTGCTATGCCTTTGCTGCATCTACTGTCATCTGGATCATTAGTGCTGTTGCTAGCTTGGAAACATATTTCAACCATGATGTTGAGGATGATATAGTTCAAGGATTAATCTGTGGTGACACTAGTGACCCTGATTTTAGGGTGTTTGGGCCATATGCTTTGTTTGCCATGTTTTTCGTCTTCCCCTTGGTCATCACCCTGTACTGCTACATCAGGATTGGCCTGAGGGTGATCTCCAGCCGAATGAAGAGCAAACACAGGCCTCTTAAGCTGATTTTTACCattgtggttttattttttatgtgctGGACCCCATACAATGTCATATTGTTAATGAAGGAAATTGTTAATGAAGGTTCTTGTGATTACAGTCTTGTCTATCCGCAGTATATCACTCACAACATCGCTAATTTATACTTCTGTATCAACCCGATCTTTTATACTTTCTTGGGAAGAAAATTTCAAAATCATGTGCGACAGCTTTTGGTAACTCGGTTACCATGTTTAAAGGATCATATTACTGTCAGTACAAGCATCAGGTCGTATTCTAGGTAA